A single region of the Mesotoga infera genome encodes:
- the ggt gene encoding gamma-glutamyltransferase encodes MAVMVVIMFAAHPLNLYSRDAEGRNGVVAAAKPEASEVGVKILEMGGNAVDAAIATAFALGVLEPNASGLGGGGFMIIKLADMDEAIVIDFRETAPSAAGPTFFNLDANNRVINQESNVGGKAVGVPGEVAGLLYALEHFGTMSRAQVIQPSIEWAEKGILVTVNLYDIINSNYDKIVAMENGVDLYLKDGGLPYEIGETIVLKDLADTLRIIAEKGVDGFYKGDIAEKIAAEVQKRGGVLTLEDLANYDLQIRKPVVGTYRGYTILSVPPASSGGTHIIELLNIMENFDIAAMGDNTVETLHLWSEALKMIFADRSRYMADTAFVDVPLVGLTSKEYAKTLAEKIDMTKPLESVSAGDPWQYESGSTTHLSVMDKDGNMVAMTKSINYFFGSGVVVPGTGIIMNNHMDDFVKTPGSANSVEPGKRPLSSMSPTLVLDPEGKPYMTIGSPGATRIITTVAQVISNVIDHGMPIQTAILAPRVYRSQSGAMSIEGRISINAYNKLLEMGHQITVREDYDPYFGGVHAVLFNRDIGILFGGADPRRDGQAFAF; translated from the coding sequence ATGGCCGTAATGGTTGTTATTATGTTTGCAGCGCATCCGCTCAATCTTTACTCAAGAGACGCAGAAGGAAGAAATGGTGTTGTTGCGGCAGCGAAACCAGAGGCTTCGGAGGTTGGAGTCAAGATACTAGAGATGGGTGGAAATGCCGTAGATGCAGCCATAGCTACCGCTTTCGCTCTTGGAGTACTCGAACCTAACGCTTCGGGATTGGGCGGAGGCGGCTTCATGATCATCAAGCTCGCCGACATGGATGAAGCCATAGTAATCGACTTCAGAGAGACAGCTCCTTCAGCGGCCGGACCTACTTTCTTCAATCTCGACGCCAACAACAGAGTTATTAACCAGGAAAGCAACGTCGGCGGTAAGGCAGTCGGAGTACCCGGCGAAGTAGCAGGCCTACTTTACGCACTCGAGCATTTTGGAACTATGTCAAGAGCTCAGGTGATTCAGCCATCAATTGAATGGGCCGAAAAGGGAATTCTCGTAACTGTAAACCTGTACGACATAATTAACAGCAACTACGACAAGATAGTTGCAATGGAGAACGGTGTAGATCTATATTTGAAGGATGGCGGACTGCCATACGAGATTGGAGAGACAATCGTTCTCAAGGATCTTGCAGACACTCTGAGAATAATTGCTGAAAAGGGTGTAGACGGCTTCTACAAGGGCGACATTGCCGAGAAGATAGCTGCCGAGGTTCAGAAGAGGGGCGGAGTCCTTACTCTTGAGGATCTTGCAAATTATGACCTTCAGATCAGAAAGCCGGTAGTCGGAACGTACAGAGGTTATACAATTCTCTCTGTACCGCCTGCAAGTTCCGGAGGTACCCACATAATCGAGCTCCTGAACATAATGGAGAACTTCGACATTGCGGCGATGGGAGACAATACAGTTGAGACTCTCCATCTCTGGTCCGAAGCGCTGAAGATGATCTTCGCCGACAGATCGAGATATATGGCCGACACCGCATTTGTTGATGTGCCGCTAGTTGGCCTGACTTCCAAAGAGTACGCGAAGACTCTTGCAGAGAAAATCGATATGACAAAGCCGCTTGAATCTGTAAGTGCCGGCGATCCCTGGCAGTACGAAAGTGGTAGCACCACCCATCTTTCGGTCATGGACAAAGACGGTAACATGGTTGCGATGACAAAGTCAATCAATTACTTCTTTGGTTCGGGAGTTGTGGTACCTGGAACCGGAATAATCATGAATAACCACATGGACGACTTTGTAAAGACCCCCGGTTCGGCAAACTCGGTCGAACCCGGAAAGAGACCGTTAAGCAGTATGAGTCCGACTCTCGTTCTTGATCCCGAGGGCAAGCCCTACATGACGATCGGTTCTCCCGGGGCCACAAGAATAATAACGACTGTCGCCCAGGTCATTAGCAACGTAATTGATCATGGAATGCCAATCCAGACAGCAATACTTGCCCCAAGAGTTTACAGGAGCCAGTCCGGTGCGATGTCCATCGAAGGCAGGATCTCTATCAACGCTTACAACAAACTGCTGGAAATGGGACACCAGATAACTGTCAGAGAGGATTACGATCCTTA